TACCCAAAAATTAACTCAGCCTGATTCCAAAACCTTTATCGGAAGCGGAAAAGCTATTGAGATAAAAGAATATGTAAAAGAAAATGAGATCGGAACTGTAATTTTCGATGATGAGCTCTCTCCTTCACAGCTTAAAAACCTGGAAAGAGAGATGGAAGTTAAGATTTTGGATCGTACCAATCTTATCCTTGATATTTTTGCCCAAAGAGCACAAACTTCGTATGCAAGAACGCAGGTGGAACTGGCGCAATATCAATATCTTTTACCACGACTGACAAGAATGTGGACTCACCTTGAGCGTCAGAAAGGGGGAATTGGGATGAGAGGTCCCGGTGAAACGGAAATTGAAACTGACCGTCGTATTATCCGTGACAGAATTACTTTGCTGAAAGAGAAACTGAAGACCATTGACAAACAGATGGCAACTCAGCGTAACAACCGTGGAAAAGTGGTTCGTGCAGCTTTGGTAGGATATACCAACGTGGGGAAATCTACTTTAATGAATTCCATTTCGAAATCTGAAGTTTTTGCCGAAAATAAATTATTTGCAACCCTTGATACTACTGTAAGAAAAGTGGTGATTGGAAATTTACCGTTCTTGCTTACAGATACCGTAGGATTTATCAGAAAATTGCCGACTCAGCTGGTAGAATCATTTAAATCTACTTTGGATGAGGTTCGTGAAGCTGATCTTTTGATCCATGTGGTGGATATTTCTCATGAAAGCTTTGAAGATCACATCGAATCTGTAAATCATATTCTGATGGAAATTAATGCTCATCAGAAACCTATGATTATGGTTTTCAATAAGATTGATGGCTTTAGTTATGAGAAAAAGGATGAGGATGATCTTACACCTTCTACCCGTAAAAACGTCTCTCTGGAAGAATGGAAAAAGACATGGATGGCAAAATCTAAGTATCCGACAGTTTTCATTTCTGCACTCACGAAGGAAAACTTCCCGGAAATGAAGAAAATGATCTATGATGAGGTTATGAAGATTCACATCTCCAGATTTCCATACAATGATTTCCTTTTCGAATATTTCGATAACGACGAAGAAGAAAGCAACAATTAATGAAATATCACTTTTTCCTTTTATTCATCATGTTTTCGGTTTTTGGGTTCAGCCAGAAATCAAAAATTGATTTAAAAGCTATTGAGAAAAGTCTCAGAACTTCAGATTCTCCATACAATTATGAAAAGCTTATTTTCAAATATAAAGGATATCCAAAGTCTCTGGACAGTATAGAATCTCAGTATCTGTACTACGGAAGA
This sequence is a window from Chryseobacterium culicis. Protein-coding genes within it:
- the hflX gene encoding GTPase HflX, giving the protein MLEKKEHNYEKAVLVGVITQNQDEEKLTEYLDELEFLAFTAGATVQKRFTQKLTQPDSKTFIGSGKAIEIKEYVKENEIGTVIFDDELSPSQLKNLEREMEVKILDRTNLILDIFAQRAQTSYARTQVELAQYQYLLPRLTRMWTHLERQKGGIGMRGPGETEIETDRRIIRDRITLLKEKLKTIDKQMATQRNNRGKVVRAALVGYTNVGKSTLMNSISKSEVFAENKLFATLDTTVRKVVIGNLPFLLTDTVGFIRKLPTQLVESFKSTLDEVREADLLIHVVDISHESFEDHIESVNHILMEINAHQKPMIMVFNKIDGFSYEKKDEDDLTPSTRKNVSLEEWKKTWMAKSKYPTVFISALTKENFPEMKKMIYDEVMKIHISRFPYNDFLFEYFDNDEEESNN